CCGTCGAGGGGGGACAGGGTGGCCTCGGCCACGGCGAGGCCGTTCGGGCCCAGGCTCGGGCGACCGCCGAGCAGGTCGGCCAGCCATTCATGACGGAGCGCGGCCCTCCTGGTGCGGTGGGCGAGGTCGCTCAGCGCCGCACGCCAGTCGGCGGGCTGCTCCACGGGGAGGATCTCGGCCTGGACCTCGTCCACCATGAGGTCGAACAGCTCCTCCTTGGTGGAGATGAAGCCGTACAGCCGCATCGGGCCGGCGTTCAGCCGCGCGGCGACCTTGCGCAGGGACACCGCCTCCAGCCCGCCCTCGTCGGCGAGCGCCACGGCAGCGGCGACGATCCGCTCCCGGTCGAGCGGCACGGGGCGAGTCGGCGGCTCCGGCCGGTCCCACACAGTCATGGTCACATCGTACTGTTGCGATACGGCGTAGGCTCTCAATACAGTGTATCGCCATGAGACATCGTATCGCCGTGGTCGGGAGCGGTCCCGCCGGCCTCACCTTCGCCCGTGTCCTGCACCGCCACGGCCACTCGGTCACCGTCCTCGAACGCGACCCCTCCCCCGACGCCCGGCCCCCGGGCGGCACGCTGGACCTGCACGAAGGGCTGGGCCAGCTCGCGCTGGACAAGGCGGGGCTGCTGGCGGACTTCCAGAAGCTGTCCCGCCCCGAGGGGCAGGCCATGCGCATCCTGGACACGGACGGGACCGTACTGCGCGACTGGCGGCCCGGTCCGGACGAGCTGGCCAATCCCGAGATCGACCGCAAGCAGCTCCGTGACCTGCTGCTCGGCCCGCTCGACGTCCAGTGGGGGCGGGGCGTGACGCAGGTGGTGCCGGGGACGCGGGACGGTGTGCTGGTTTCCTTCGCGGACGGCGGCCAGGAGGCGTTCGACCTCGTGGTCGGCGCGGACGGCGCCTGGTCGCGGGTCCGCCCGGCCGTCTCCCCGGTGACGCCGCACTACACCGGCGTCACCACGGTCGAGACCTC
Above is a window of Streptomyces griseorubiginosus DNA encoding:
- a CDS encoding TetR/AcrR family transcriptional regulator, encoding MTVWDRPEPPTRPVPLDRERIVAAAVALADEGGLEAVSLRKVAARLNAGPMRLYGFISTKEELFDLMVDEVQAEILPVEQPADWRAALSDLAHRTRRAALRHEWLADLLGGRPSLGPNGLAVAEATLSPLDGLADVDTVMRAVETVSSYFTGAIRREIANLRAERATGLTKSDWQRASGPHVTRMLATGRFPALSKAVYDGTHVDAETSFATGLDWVLDAVAARLTQP